The DNA segment GTTTTAAATGTCTTCGTTCCATGATACTCATGCTCATGTTTTTATAGTTGTTCAAATTGGGTGGCATCTGGATCTTTTCATTAATGTGTTTAATTTAATAACATACTGTAATAGAGCAAGGACAGGAGAGGAAATTCTCTTGTCATGGTCCTGGGCCAAACCAATATCCCAAGGAATTAGGTTAGTCTCAGTTGGAATGAGATGCACGATCGCTCTAAATGCAAAACCTCCTGGCACAGGAAAACTGCTTTTGTTTGAGTTTTGATTTGGTTTCATTAAGGTGCCTGACTGTAACTGTGATCTGCACTTTTACATCTTCTGGCTGGCTCTGTTAATCTTATCTTTAAACACATCCTCGGTTTTAGCGAGGAGGGAAGTAATGTTGAcatcttttcttctctctctttctgactaAGCTCTGTTTTCGAGTACGTCGAACGCTGAAGATGGCAAAGAACGGCTGACGTATGActctggagaggaggaggaggaagatgaagaggaggacTTCAAGCCTTCTGATGGGAGCGAGAATGAAATGGAAACAGAGATCCTGGACTATGTGTGACACAGTGAGCGAGCAGGatgaggctgcagggggacttTTGTTCCTTGAGCCCTGGGGGATATGGAATCATGACCAGGCTTTTGGGAAGATGCTAACCAGACACATGGCACCGGATATGGTGCTAGCAGTTGTGCTAAGTGCTCTGAAGGCGCAGGCGCTAAAGATCAGGATTTCACAGTGTTGGGGTGACAGGCATTTGTAAAGATGGCATTGTGGGGTTGCTGGCCCATTGCCAATCCCAGGCAACATGTATGGCTGGCATTTACTGTGGCAGTTTTTCTGGTCAGAGTGGAGCTAGTTGGGATTTCACTTGCTTTGGTTCTCTTGGCCATTAGATTGTTGTGTTTAATTTCCCTTCCCGCTCTGTGCTTACAAACTGGAACATCTGATCTCATCATCAAAGGGATCTATACTTCCCTTTGAGACAATAGAGGTGTTCCTATGACAGCCACTGTGAGGGAATGTTAGTGTACTGTCTCCTCTTACCAGAAATTGAGAGCCTCTTCATCCTTGCTAGCTCTGATATGTCAGAGACTTCAACAAGTGCTGAATCCAACCCAGATCAGAGGTGTTCCACTGGCCTCTTGAGCCCAAAGTGTTAACCTTTAATTAGAACCATTGCAAGGAATGTGTGAAGGTCACACAATTCTAAACCTGGCATCTGGGTCAGTGGAAAAACTTCAAACAAAATTAATTCTGTGTCGAGAACTGCACGAACAAGGTCATTGCTGATTCTTAATCGAGAGGCTCTGAAGAGTGTCATTCTGGCTGGCTTAAATCAAATGTGGAGTCTATCCAATGGGACATGTGCAGGTATCTGTAATAATTTTGTATATGCATGAGAAGCAAACAATAATTTCTCTCGGGGAAAGTCCAGCTCCCCATGAAACATAACCCCTTGTCTATTTTTCTAATAAAACTCTTCCTTTTTCCAATAACACATTCTTTCATGGATTTCTGTGTAGATATACATAGTACAGCCGATATCCCCAAAATGATTGAGTCAACAGAAACATTTTGGTAAACTGGACAGTCAGTAGGTAAATGATTCTGATTTGAGAATTTTAACTAAGAACTGGATTAAAAGTTCATCTAAACCAGGGCTGCCCaaaggattccgggggcccggggtcttcggcggcagggggcccccagcttcggcggtaagtcggcggcggggggtccttccgttccgggacctgccgccaaagtgccccaaagacccacggcggggacccccccaccgctgaattaccaccgaagcgggacccaccgctgaagtgcagcccccaccgcgggtcttcggggcacttcggcggcgggtcccagaatggaaggaacacaccacacacacacacacccccgccgccgaattaccgccgaagacctggctgcactccggcagcgggtcccgctttggcggtaattcggcggcgggggggtccttctgtcccggagaggaaggacccccggccagcgaagaccaggagcaaagaagctcctgggcccggccccgcgagagttttccggggcccctggagcgagtgaaggaccctgctccagggcccccaaaaacctctcgtgggggcccctgcagggcccggggcctggggcaaattgcccctcttgccccccctctgggcggccctgatctaaACTGACTTTTACTTGGTGGTCAGATATAAACTGAGCCAAAGATCCAGGTCAGACTGGTAATTCACTTGAAGTAAGGAGAAAAACCCGAACTAGATTTCTGTGTTTGTTCTTCCCCGTAAAATGCACTGATTGGGTTCACATCCTCAGTTTGATGGGTAAAGACAAGAGAAGTTCAGGAAGGCACGCCATGCCTCGCAGCTGCCTTTTGCTCTTCTGAGTGGGAATAAAATATTCTTTGTACATTGACTGCATCTTCTGCATTCAGTCAGCCTGAGAAGTTGGAAAGAAAAGCAGTAGGAAGGAACTCAAATTAGTAGAGACTGCCATGGCAGTGAGTAATTCACTTCTCCATGATGACGTATGTTGTCCCTGCCGGGCAATGTACTCCCACAGCTTTGCCGTCATCAGACAGCTTTTGATTCTGCTCATCAAGAGAGAGTGGGGGGACAGAAACACAAAGCTTCAGATGCTTGGAGGCTGGGACCTTTAGCCATGAACATGCTGTTGCTTGCTGAATTTCTGGCCTTCTATCATAGAAGTTAAAGATCTCTTGGGACCTACTGAGTCTTATATTCTCCAATTCCCAATCGGTGCAAGATTGTTGCCTGCCTGCTAATGCATGGTTGAGCCTAACTTTAAATGTAACGTACATGGGGCCTTCTTAAGGagtctttccccttcccccatagAACTGTTATAGACATGgcaatatcttattgcccttatataaatccatggtacgcccacatctcgaatactgtgtacagatgtggtctcctcacctcaaaaaagatattctagcactagaaaaggttcagaaaagggcaactaaaatgattaggggtttagagagggtcccatacgaggaaagattaaagaggctaggactcttcagcttggaaaagagaagactaaggggggacatgatagaggtatataaaatcatgagtgatgttgagaaagtggataaggaaaagttatttacttattcccataatacaagaactaggggtcaccaaattaaattaacaggcagcaggtttaaaacaaataaaaggaagttcttcttcacgcagcgcacagtcaacttgtggaactccttacctgaggaggttgtgaaggctaggactataacaatgtttaaaaggggactggataaattcatggtggctaagtccataaatggctattagccaggatgggtaagaatggtgtccctagcctctgttcatcagaggatggagatggatggcaggagagagatcacttgcctgttaggttcactccctctggggcacctggcattggccactgtcggtagacagatactgggctagatggacctttggtctgacccggtacggcctttcttatgttcttatggaactCATGATAAGGTTGGCTTCCAGCCCATTACAGCAACAGCTGGAGGTCTCTCATACTCTAGTGCCAGTTATCTACATTTTCAACCATGAAATGAAAGATTTGGCTGCAGCCAGGTGAATTGCAGGTGTTTGCGGTCTCCACTGGTGCACACGGCAGTTAGATGGGCGTTACGCAGAGCTGCATGGGCATATGCCAGTATCTGCACTCCTATACAGTATATATAGGCATACATGCTGGGCCAGGTTCGTCCAGCACTCATCATGGGTCATTGGGAGATTCTGTGCTTTGCCCTAGCCTGCTACCTTGGGGTAGCAAGGGCTACAACAGTAAGTATGAGGTAGTTCATTGATGCATAACAGTCAATGTAAAGGTAAATGGTGTTAGAGTGAAAACTGGCTGCTTGGTTAGAAGAAAAATGTGCTTTTAAGGTTTTGTATGCCCGTAGCTAGATGAGAAAACATCCGTTGTAGCTATTTTGGATAGTTATCTAAGACTTctattaaaggtgacctgcaaaaggGGAGAAAAGGACTTTGTCCCCTTGCTACTTTATAGTATATAAAGGGCTCCAACCCATTTTTCCGTTCCTTTGCAGTTCTTCTTTAATGTACATCTCATTGCCTACTACCTCCCCGATAGAAACCATCGTCTGCAGCACGCCACTTTCcgttttttctttcttcctcttcgTTTTTCTGGGTAAGGAAAGAGGAATCTATTAAGTGCGGAAACCTTGTTGGTACTGCAACATAAAGGTTGCAAATCTGAATGCACACCTATTTGGGAAATActcattttaacattccaatagAACGACTTTACACCTATTTTATACAGAGTTCTACATTTAGCCATTGAAAATACCATTAAGGGGTATGTCTGGGTGATTCATTGTTGCCATTAGAACCTTAATGTTTGCACTTCCTGATTCATGAGTTCAAATTTGCAACTTCCCTGTTGTACTAACATAGattttgcatttttttctcttttgaccAGGATTTAAAGAACAGAAACAACTTTATCTGTAATGCTATAATATTGTTCAATACTGATTTACACAACTCATTATCTTTTAAATGTTTCCACTATAGAGATACCAAAAATATACCTGGAGCACTGTGGAGTTAATCAATAGTTGCAGGCAGCAATATAACAAAACAAACGTTTTTTATTTGCAAtgtactttaaaatatatattctcaAACATACCGTTGATCCTACATGCATTCTTGGTGCatccaaaactcattgaaatcagtgggaattttgggtgtgtcaggcatttaggttcAGGCACAATGTAACTATTCCCCAGTGGTTTGTTTTTAATGATCatgttttaattttgtatttaattttgctgctgattttttttttttataaaacaaatgGAATCTCTTTCCCACCAATTGCCTACGTCAGTAGCTGACCAGACCTTAAGTCAACTTTCAGCACAGTGAACCACTTAGATACAGGTGAGATGAAATGTGGAAAGTTCCAACCCAAACAGAACATTTTTGAGACAATTTTGATCAAGTGCACAGAACGGGCTGCTTACAATGGCAGCGGAGTTGAAGCATGCCTTGTGTGTGATATAGCTAGACTCAAATACAAGCAAAGTCAGTTACAACTTATTCTTCAGTATTATGCATTCATTTGGGACAAATTTTCTGTTCTCTCAACTCCTTTGTACTGTTTTGTGAATTCGGGAAAGCGATGGAACTGCGGGGCAGCCTGCAGCGTAGCTGCATAAGGGATATTCCACATCCTGTGTGTGGCAGAGCCCTGTCTTACGGTCTTCCCACAGGAGTCTGAATGGGCATGTCAGGAAGGGAAGAGAGGGACGGGGAAGCAGTTCTGCAAACTGTTGATCCACTGGCCCCAACGCGTGTGTACTGGTGGGCTGTGGTTAAGTAGGAAGGCAAAGTAGCAaggggctggttttgtttttaactttggATAAGGTAAGTAATGGAAATGGGAAATTCCAGCTACTGAGTGCAGACAGCTAACGTGTACCCAGAGAGTTTGAATGGGGCTGGCCTTTGTTTCTCTCGCCAACGCTCATCTTCCCCTTACTGGTATCTGTGTAGCTTTCATCCAGTGAAACAAGAGCCACCCAGCTTTCTCCTCTCTGCTGTGTCTCCCTGAGCAGCTCATGCCTCCTCAGTAATGCTGAAGGGTAAGAATTATTCTTCTGTACAGCTGCTGGCCGGATACTGGGGAGCCCATTGTGATGATTTTGGCAGCAGGTGGTGGCAAATATTTAGCTTTTGCATCTCATCTGTTATATCTTGACTGTAAGATTCTCTGCAGAGTAATTTAAGGTCCAGTTCTGTTTGTTATGAGTCAACCTCACTTCTCCCGTAGCCCCTGAAGTGGCCAGTTAGGGTAAGTCTGATAATTAGGCTCCATTGAGAATCCCAATATGTGGGGATCTGGGTGCCTGACTCTCTTAAGCTTCATTAAAAATCCCAACCCTTGTGAATAAAAGACTTGTGTTGCACAGGCTGGTATCTTCAGTATTGCATAAAAGAACATTAAGTTCAAAAATTTCTTGCTggaactccctttgacttcatgTCACTTCCTTGTGTCTCggtatccccatctgtaaaatgcagtcAAGCTTTATCACAtctaatatttgtaaaatgcttagAAGTCCTTGCTGGATAAAATCCTGAACACAAGTGCAAGTTATTTcaaggaaaaaacaagaaaatacccccccacacacactttgtcACAGGTGGTCATTAATTTTATGAAGTCTTCAGAGGATGCTATTTCAGTTGATGTAAAATAACTCTGGTTAGGAACACCGCTACTGTGGAAACACCCTGTTTTCATAGCGAATGCATCTTAGGGGTGAATGATTGGGGAGGTTTGTGTTCCTGCTGTGAATTCTGCGTATCTACGTTCACGGGAAGGTGTTTGCTGTCCCCTCTCTCCTCTTGCCATGTGTTTAGCTGGGCATAGTGCACACTGAAGGAGGTTTTGTTGAGGGCGTCAATAAAAGACTGAGTCTCTTTGGTGACTACGTCGATATCTTCAGAGGAATCCCTTTTGCTGCTCCTCCAAAGCATTTTGAAGACCCTCAGCAACATCCTGGCTGGGATGGTAAGACACACATTTAGAATGTCTTGTTTTCTGCCCTCACCCCGAGAACATTTTAATTCTCATACCATTTTGGAAGCCTGGTTTGTTTTCCCAATACTGCATTAGCCATCTTGCTGAGTTTCACAGAGGCCTCCTCAGAGAGAGGTTCTGGCTTTCATACCCCTGCTGGTCAACGGTGGCTGCCAATGATTTTATTTTGGGATATATTTTGCTCCTCGTAAAGTCCTGTTCCCCCTTTCTGTCATTGCCCTTCTCCCTGGCATACCTTGCCCTCGCAGTAACATATGGCACTTTCATTCAGGTGATCAGCTGGGCATGTTGTTGCGTGCAGGAGCTGGGTCCGGTGTTGCTTTCATTCGCTAAGTGACTGTCACTAAGATGTTGTCCGGGCTGTTAGAAGGGATGATGATTGTAGACAGAAACTCTCTGGGCGGAAGTGCCAGGACAGAGCTAGGCACCTGCAGATTCTGTGGCCACAAGGTTCCCTCAAGTTTTAAGTGGTTGTAGCTTCTGCAGTCTCGTGGGTATGAGGCGGCCAGTTAGAAGGGGGATAGGGGGTGTCTCATCACAGCTGTTTTGCTAGTTGGAAACAATGGCTTGGCGGTGAGCGAGGGCCGGGAACAGGACCTGAGTCGCAGGCCTGCAGGATGGAGCTGAGGATTCTGAAGTGGGATGTTATTTTCTTTCACCTTGTAGGTACGCTGAAGGCCAAGGAGTACAAAAACCGTTGCATGCAGGTCACGCTAACCCAAACCGGTACTCGTGGGAGCGAGGACTGTCTTTATCTGAACATCTGGATCCCTCAAGACAGGAAGGGAGGTACAGGCTTGATGGTAACCTGAGGCAATTAGGGAGAAGGTTCTTTGCAGGCGTGCCAGGTCTGAGCAGCTCTGTGTTTGGCTGCCCATCTCTGACAGACTCCCCTGGGGCTGGCAGTCTGCAGTAATGTACTCTCCCCAACTCCATGGGCGGCAGTGGACTCCTCGCATTATGGCAGCTACAGCCGCCCCTTCTCTTGCAAAGCACTGTTTCTCTGTGGAGATGACCCTCCCTGCAGGCTCTGGAGGATGGATGGTGATACTAGAGACACCACTGAACCCATTTCCATGGAGAGCTTGTGCTTCTCTTGGCGAGTAGGGACTGGAGGTTCCATGCAGGGTGTCTCCCGCACTGTATTGCTGCCTCAGGCTTCTTTAGCCTCGATAGAGCAAAGTAGCTGAGTCGTAAGTCTGTTGTCATGATGAATCATCTGCCTTTGTCTATGGTCAAGTGGACCTAGAGGCAGATGTTTCTATATTCACCCAAGAGATTGGCTTATGCCTGAGTGAGGTGGCTTTCGTCTGACTCTGTGCggtctctctctccccgcagtaTCCACTAATCTGCCGGTGATGATATGGATCTATGGAGGCGCATTCCTCATGGGAGGCGGGCAGGGTGCTAACTTCCTCAATAACTACCTCTACGATGGCCAGGAGATCGCAGTGCGAGGAAAGGTCATCGTGGTGACCTTGAACTACCGAGTGGGGCCGCTGGGGTTCCTCAGCACGGGGGATGCCAGTGTTCCAGGTATGGCAGCTGCTTCACTTTGCTCCAGAGACCTccactctgcccccttcccccccacctccgctCACTCTGGGGTATCTCCTGccaccacactcccctcccataTCATATTGAGCTATCTCAtgtcctgctccccccacccccacacacacatgcacggtGGGGTGCCTGCTTCACTCTGCATGGGGGGAGTGTGGCAAAAGGGATCTCTCTCAAAGGATGAGAGGGCCTGAGTTTATACGTGGAGCAGAGGCTGCGAGTGGATTGGGTATTTAAGGCACGGCTGGCGTTGGTAAGATGGGTTGGGTACCAACCCAACAGGCTTTTCCCCCCCAGCACATCTTGTCTCTCCTATCTGACCAGACGGTTAGCAGAGTTAAGATATCACAGAAATCACTGCAGTAGCTGGGGATGATAACACCTGCCAGCACGAGACCTTGGCTTCACTTCCGTGTGTGGCACGAGGAGAGCAGGGTGTTGAGAGGAAGAAAGCCCTTGTCTGAATGCAAACGTATAGACATGAGCtcaggagccaggaactcctgagttctaacccCAGCTCTGATACTGAgtgagctggggctgtggggcagggagggcttTGAGCTTCACTGCTTCAGCTCTCCTCCTTGAAACGTACATCCCTTCCCTTGGCCAGGTAACTACGGACTAAAGGACCAGCACATGGCCATCGCGTGGGTGAAGAGAAACATCAAGGCCTTTGGGGGCGACCCAGAAAACATCACCATCTTCGGGGAGTCGGCTGGCGCCGTCAGCGTCTCGTTACAGGTGTGCGATTGCCGCTGGGCCATCATGGGGTTTCGTTTCCCCTCTGTTTTGTGAATGGTTGAAACTGCCCCAGCACAGCTGCAGGTGCTGTCCTGAGAGGGCAGTAGGCCCAGCCCCAGTGGGTTAATTAACATCCTGTTTTGAGCAGCCCACTCTGCACAGAGAAAGTAATTGTTTTCGACACAACTGCGCTCTCAGCTTTGATTTAGAAATGCCCTTTCTAAAGCCTCCGTATCTGGAGGGTGCTGCTTTCCCAAGCAAGGTTCCCCTGCTATAACAGCGTCTCTTTATCTTCAGCCCCAGTTCTGTTCTCCTACAGGGGTCCTTGTACTGCCCTGCTGGCTCTGTGTCTGAGCACCTTAGCTGCCTAGTGTTTTAGAAGATTGAGTCCCTGGGTTCCTGAGACCCTGTAATACATTGAGACTTGAAAGGAGCTACTGACTTTTCTGAGCCTCGTGTAAAGcctgggtgggggctggagctCTCTGCTGCACCAGAATACGGAAGGATCTTTTCAGGACTTGATACCAAATAACCTTCCTGTTCCTCTTCCATGTTGCAGACACTATCACCGTACAACAAGGGGCTGATCAAACGAGCCATCAGCCAAAGCGGAGTCGGCCTGTGCCCCTGGGCTATCCAGGAGAACCCTCTCTTCTGGGCTACCAAGGTAAAGTGGACTCCAGAAGTAGGGCAGTATCCTGAGGCAAGAGTTTCCCAGGGTCTTTGTCAGACTTGAGCCTGGGAGAAGCTGCACAGTAGTTACAGCTCCAGGAGGACAAATGGTGTCCAGTTATCCAAGCCCTCTGGATTCAGAGAGACATTGATGCTGCCAAGCTGAGGCCCGCTGTCCTGGCCAGACTTCCTGCAGTTAAAGGTCTGCCTTGCACATGAAACACTGAGGGTGATTTAATAAGCAAGAGCAGGAGCAAAACCAGAAAGTGTTCAGAGCGTGAGAATACTCCATAGAGATGGAGATTTGCAAACAAAATCCTCTAGGATTAAAAAGAAACTCCCCCTTTCCCAGTGGGTATTAGTTCAGTGCTAATTCCTGGCTGGTTGCGCCAGCAATGGCTCTGGGTGTAAGTCCATGGTGGTTTCTCTCACTCATGTCCTGCAGGTTGCAGAGAAGGTGGGCTGCCCTACCGACAACACCACGGCCTTGGGCAACTGCCTCCGGGTCACCGACCCCGAGGCTGTGACGATGGCCTACCACCTGGAGATGGTCAACCTGCCATGTGAGTCGGTGGGTGCTGGCGGGATGGGAACCAGGGCGCTGTGTGTTGCGTGCCCCAGTCAGTGAGCAGATGGGACATTCTGACAATCATTCAGTAAGGGAAGATGTCAGCCCCCAGCCCAATAAAGTACATTTTGTACTGACTGGGGATTGATCATGTTGGAAAAGATGCCTCTCTCTTTAGCACAGTGGAGCTGCACTACCCAGGTAGCCATGGCCTGGCTTAACACAACCTCTGTGTCCCTTGGAGACAGCTGTCCTCTCCCACTCTTTATATCCTGTGAAAGCAGAGAGCAGAACTCAGGGGCAATGCTAAAAATTGTCACTGTGCTGCAATTTTCAGTTGAGCCACTAGGTGAGGTGTAGGAGCCAGCAAGACCCACTCCCAGTACAGCTGGTGGGGAAATGTTTGCCAATTCAGTGACTACAGGACTAGCTTTTCACAGGAATCTTTGCTAGCTCGCTGTGCCCACCGCTGCTGCTGTTTGCACTGTAGCTGCATGTCGGAATCCTCTGCTGGCAGCTGGTGAACACGAATGGAGGAGTTTTTTGCTCAGGAGCAAGCCCTGCTCTTCTGTAGCCTTAGCTGGGCGAGTTAGCTGACTTTTTGACACTGGCCTGACCGATGTCTGCTGTTCGCCCCCCCGCCACCTTAATGCAGTGTCTGTGATATTTGGCTAAAGCCTGTCTTGCACTAGATACTGTATATAGCCTGATGCTCCCTGTGCAAGGCAGCCATAGGGTGCGCTGAGTGTGAGAGGTCTATAGTATATACACCTACCTTCCATTATGTAACGGGGAAATTCTggcccctctgaagtcagtggcaaggcCACTCAGAAGCTCCCTGTGCAAAGCAGCTGCAGGCCATGCTAGGCAAGAGGGCTGTTGGCTCCTCTCCCAGATGCATAGTGGATTTCGGtttctcttccctcctgcagATCCTCTAGTCCATTACCTGGCTTTCACTCCTGTGGTTGATGGAGATTTCCTCCCAGACCGGCCAGAGAATCTCTTCGCTAATGCTGCAGACATTGACTACATTGTGGGCACAAACAACATGGACGGGCACTTCTTTGCTGGCGTTGACATGCCTGCTATCAACCGCCCGCTTGTGAAGATCACGGCGTAAGTAGCAGCCGCCCTTAATGGCGTAGCCGGGGAAAGGAAAAGCAAGCTGGGCTATTGTAGAAAAGGGGACAACCAATGAGTAGAGCACCCGAGAACTGGCAGTGGGCTTGGGCACCATGTCACTAACACTGCCGCTCCCAGAGATCGGGGCATCTCAGACTGGGTGTTGTAAGGTTATTGCTTGTGGGGGAGtgggagctgtcagcctccaccccaaaccctgctttgctgccagcatttataataatgttaaagATAAAAGTGGTTTTATTgtaaacggggggaggggggtgttgcaCTCATAGGCttactgtgtgaaaggggtcacctatacaagaggttgagaaccactgtagaTCATACCTGGGCCAAAATAGCACCTGTTTAGGGCCAGCTTTGCTCCTGCCAGGTGAAAGGCAGCGGCCAAGGCTGATGTGGCCTATGAAGGCAATGGCAGGGCAGAGAGGAGTTTCCAAGAGCCAGCCTGGATCTTTGCCTCTTGTACCATTTAGCCAGGGGCTTAGAAAGGAGCACTCTCCCCTTGTGCTCCAGCTCTCAAACACGTTGTGGCTTCTCTCCCCCCGGCCATCTGGGTGGGGGCTTTTGGGTTCTTCACCTGTCAGACATCCTGCGTTCCAGAAAGTGAGAGTTTCTTGGCTTCACAAGTAGAGCGTAAAGAACAGGGCTGCCTCAGTTGTACCAAGTCACTGGGCACAAGGATCTCTAGAGAGTAGCATTCTGGAGGGCTCCAACgccccctggctcctcctgctcttcGTGACTGGAAAAGGGATCAAAAATTGAGAAGCTGAATCCctcagccaggaactgaacctaggCAGGGCTGGAAGTGACAGTCGGATTCACCGGCTACACCAAGCTTAGCTTCCAGCTGTCTTCCCAGGCTGCAAGCCTTGCCGAAGGTTGAGCTACCAGTTGTGAGTCACAGGATGATGGTAACCTGCAGTCACCTCTGAGCTGGACTTAAACTGGCAGCCTACTGCCTGAAGACATCATATCTCTGCCACCACGATCTGTTGCTAGGAGCACTGAGCTCAGAGCCAGTATCTAGCTGTTAGATGTTTTGTGTCTTTTCAGAGATGAGGTCTATAACCTGGTGCGGGGGCTGACTCTGCAGAAGGGAGAGCGGGCAGCAAATGCCACATTCTCCCTCTACACCCAGTTGTGGAATGACAACCCTGACCAGGAGGTCATGAAAAGGACAGTGGTAGACCTGGAGACCGACTACATCTTCCTGATTCCCACGCAGCGGGTGCTTGCTCTGCATAATGCGAATGCCAAGTGAGTCCGAGAGGGTTGCGCTGGGCTTGGAGGCAGAGTACAGTGATTCAACTACTTTCCTCATGGTTTAAATCAGCAAACTGAAAATCTTCATTTGAATCTTATTTTGCactttattttcctaaagaaaggttgattcgcAGTGCTTGGTAACCACCCAACCATGTTGAATTGTACCAAATTACTTGTAAAGGTTCTCTTGCTCCTAGGTGGTTACACCATACTGCTATTACAGTCATGGAAGCAATAATACAGCTTAACAGGCACAGTTATTCAGATTCTTCATTTTTACTTTAGAAAATGGTGACTAATGTATTTATCTACTAGATGATTAATATTTGTACctgtgtcaagctgcatttggatggaaactgAAATTATTAAATGCACAGAACCAGGatttaaaaatgttcagttaAATAAGCTACGGTAAAtgggctagatttttttttttttttttaaaggaagcatTGAGTGTAGTGAGTGAATGGAACCGATTATTGCTGGTCACTGTCTTTCAAAAGTTTAGGCCTCATCTCATTTTTAGTCATACAGGAAAACAAgcattcctgctttttcaactcccagtcGGTTTCTGAACTTGGATTGAGCTAGTCCTTGAGCTGTGCTAGTTGATGAattcccccctacccccatttcattctgcacttgcagaagaggctactgctgtcacaACCTGGTTTAAGCCTGCACCCGACTCtggttgcaggtgctcagccagTGACTTCCAGGTTTGATTTCCTTTAAAACTCTGGGAGCAAATATCTACTGCTTAGTAGTCTTTATATCATTTAAATGATTAATAGATTATAGTGAATTTAAGCCTTAATATTGTCTTCATTTCAAATTAggttttttctattaaataaacctactttttaaaaaccattGATTTTTATGCACCCTAGAGGtaggttgtttaaaaaaaaattgtat comes from the Mauremys mutica isolate MM-2020 ecotype Southern chromosome 18, ASM2049712v1, whole genome shotgun sequence genome and includes:
- the CEL gene encoding bile salt-activated lipase encodes the protein MELRILKWDVIFFHLVGTLKAKEYKNRCMQVTLTQTGTRGSEDCLYLNIWIPQDRKGVSTNLPVMIWIYGGAFLMGGGQGANFLNNYLYDGQEIAVRGKVIVVTLNYRVGPLGFLSTGDASVPGNYGLKDQHMAIAWVKRNIKAFGGDPENITIFGESAGAVSVSLQTLSPYNKGLIKRAISQSGVGLCPWAIQENPLFWATKVAEKVGCPTDNTTALGNCLRVTDPEAVTMAYHLEMVNLPYPLVHYLAFTPVVDGDFLPDRPENLFANAADIDYIVGTNNMDGHFFAGVDMPAINRPLVKITADEVYNLVRGLTLQKGERAANATFSLYTQLWNDNPDQEVMKRTVVDLETDYIFLIPTQRVLALHNANAKNAKTYSYVFSQPSRMPVYPSWVGADHADDIQYVFGKPFSTPLGYWPKHRTVSKALIAYWTNFARTGDPNKGESTVPIGWIPYTGEDSYYLEINSDINYDSVKQSLRASYVQFWNTVYQSLPDVPSTFLD